The Candidatus Methanoperedens sp. region AGAATTGAAAGATGCAGATGCAATTGCGATCGGTTCTTCAACTTTCTATTATAAGATGCTGCCCCCAATGGAAAAATTCATAGAAAGTCTTGAAAAAGCAAAAATAAAAGCTAAATTCGGAGCGTCTTTCGGCTCTTATGGATGGAGCGGGGAGGCGCCTATAATGATTGCAGAAAAAATGCGTCAACTCGGTATAAATGTGATAGATCCTGTACTGCGAATCCAGTATCTACCTACAGAAAAAGATCTAGAAGAATGCAAGAGGCTTGGAAAAGATATCGCTATTAAAGTGAAAAAGGTCGCTGAAAAACATGCCAAGCCAGGAAGCG contains the following coding sequences:
- a CDS encoding flavodoxin domain-containing protein — protein: MPKVVVVYLSTSGNTKAMAEAIVEGVQSRNVEATAMNFQEARIEELKDADAIAIGSSTFYYKMLPPMEKFIESLEKAKIKAKFGASFGSYGWSGEAPIMIAEKMRQLGINVIDPVLRIQYLPTEKDLEECKRLGKDIAIKVKKVAEKHAKPGSEPKRGDALMQEVKMGEGGH